Proteins found in one Coffea eugenioides isolate CCC68of chromosome 5, Ceug_1.0, whole genome shotgun sequence genomic segment:
- the LOC113771399 gene encoding protein FAR1-RELATED SEQUENCE 5-like: MGQDGALKTQLMTWCRKQRINQMALDVCGRLRSFDLNQEPECDRDTFIEESGGSIGGHEDEEADELVGAIGVDDVMKLTFDTEEEAGEFYNLYAKLSGFGIRKSNAKRDADGISRFRKWVCCCEGYRNEKWFNYEDRKREAKPITRTGCGACFRVKYDIESVKYVVTRFIMEHNHPLASEASVQHIRSHRKVSDAEYAQAKSLKLVGARICQIMKHFVIKAGGYSNVGFCIKDLYNRMDEERRKDIFNGDAEGALGFLAAKKDADDMFFYKYHVDNEGRLAMLFWADSKSRADFSVFGDVLVFDTTYKTNKYRKPLVVLAGVNNHLNSTVFGCALLSDERIETYEWVLSTFVEAMKGRKPVAVMTDGDSAMRRAIKNLLPDACHRLCSWHLHRNARSNIRCEEFNNRFYNLMARKCSTLEFEDRWARLVNECGVVENEWVKKLYRRRRLWAEAYLRGHFFAGMRSTQRCEKMNAFLNEYLNEKMRLYEFVRSFDLAIAWLRHTESKAVHTSENTKPVLTTILPELEGSAAEVFTRNVFFMVRKHLNRQGLLISEGWSEDGGNRTYYYSKYGGHEISWRVDYDRSMEKLICSCMKFESKGIPCAHMFRVMVVEGMNRIPEACISKRWTKGVHCSNNGMKEFVADEQLTQMARYGTLKSSCNTMCYYASYMDDAFNDLQQMFDKHSVDLKEKWIDRGYGGDGFAMDSRVRNDRSRRTFGLLDPRVSRCKGDHKHAEAKKKRKCGHCRLQAGHNQRTCPYKKNSHNTAVDDDYMENCLDDSLEKSFEIGTGCSDSGEWRGQAFVPQLFGSGGRDTGGQQRSPGER; encoded by the exons ATGGGGCAGGATGGGGCGCTTAAAACTCAACTCATGACATGGTGCAGGAAACAGAGAATTAATCAAATGGCGTTGGATGTTTGCGGCAGGTTAAGGTCATTTGACCTTAACCAAGAACCTGAGTGTGACCGAGACACATTCATTGAAGAAAGCGGTGGTTCAATAGGAGGACACGAAGATGAGGAGGCAGATGAATTGGTGGGCGCAATAGGCGTGGATGACGTAATGAAATTAACATTTGACACGGAAGAAGAAGCTGGGGAATTCTATAATTTGTATGCGAAACTAAGCGGATTTGGGATTCGTAAAAGTAATGCCAAACGAGATGCAGATGGCATTTCAAGATTTAGAAAATGGGTATGTTGCTGTGAAGGTTACAGGAATGAAAAGTGGTTTAATTATGAAGACCGGAAAAGAGAAGCAAAACCAATCACAAGAACCGGGTGTGGGGCTTGCTTTCGCGTGAAATATGACATAGAATCGGTAAAGTATGTGGTGACACGTTTCATTATGGAGCACAATCACCCGCTGGCATCAGAGGCAAGTGTGCAACACATTAGGTCGCATAGAAAAGTGAGCGATGCAGAATATGCGCAGGCAAAAAGTCTAAAGTTGGTTGGGGCCAGAATATGCCAGATAATGAAACATTTTGTTATCAAAGCCGGAGGGTATAGTAACGTGGGATTTTGCATTAAGGATTTGTATAACCGAATGGACGAGGAACGTAGAAAAGATATTTTTAATGGCGATGCAGAAGGGGCACTTGGGTTCTTGGCAGCGAAGAAGGATGccgatgacatgttcttttatAAATATCATGTAGATAACGAAGGAAGATTGGCAATGTTGTTTTGGGCAGATTCTAAATCTCGTGCGGACTTCAGTGTATTTGGAGATGTATTGGTGTTTGATACaacatacaaaacaaataaataccgCAAGCCACTAGTTGTACTTGCAGGGGTAAACAACCATTTGAACAGTACTGTTTTTGGCTGTGCACTGCTATCAGATGAGAGGATTGAAACATATGAATGGGTGCTAAGTACATTTGTAGAGGCTATGAAAGGTAGAAAGCCAGTAGCAGTGATGACAGATGGGGACAGTGCAATGAGAAGAGCTATAAAGAATCTTCTCCCGGATGCTTGTCACAGGCTATGTTCGTGGCACTTGCATAGAAATGCACGGAGTAATATTCGCTGCGAGGAGTTTAATAACAGGTTCTATAACCTGATGGCGAGAAAGTGTAGCACTCTTGAGTTTGAGGATCGGTGGGCTAGGTTGGTTAATGAATGTGGGGTGGTAGAGAATGAGTGGGTGAAGAAATTGTACCGTAGGAGAAGGTTATGGGCAGAGGCCTATTTACGCGGTCATTTTTTTGCAGGTATGAGAAGTACTCAAAGGTGTGAGAAAATGAATGCTTTTTTGAACGAGTACTTGAATGAAAAAATGCGACTATATGAATTCGTTAGAAGTTTTGATTTGGCAATAGCATGGCTTCGACATACCGAGAGCAAAGCAGTTCACACAAGCGAAAACACAAAACCAGTCTTAACCACAATCCTGCCCGAATTAGAGGGGAGCGCAGCGGAGGTGTTTACAAGGAATGTGTTCTTCATGGTGAGGAAGCATTTGAACAGGCAAGGACTTCTAATTTCTGAGGGCTGGAGCGAGGATGGAGGGAATCGTACATATTATTACTCGAAATATGGTGGACACGAAATAAGTTGGAGGGTGGATTATGATAGGTCAATGGAGAAGCTAATCTGCTCTTGCATGAAATTCGAGTCAAAGGGGATTCCTTGTGCTCACATGTTTCGCGTGATGGTGGTAGAAGGAATGAACAGGATCCCAGAAGCATGCATTTCGAAGCGGTGGACAAAGGGAGTTCACTGTAGTAATAATGGAATGAAAGAATTTGTTGCAGACGAACAGCTGACACAAATGGCCAGATATGGCACTTTAAAGTCCAGCTGTAATACTATGTGTTACTATGCCTCCTACATGGATGATGCGTTTAATGACCTGCAACAGATGTTTGACAAGCATTCTGTGGACCTAAAGGAGAAGTGGATTGATAGGGGATATGGGGGAGATGGATTTGCAATGGATTCAAGAGTGAGGAACGATAGAAGTAGAAGAACATTCGGGCTGTTAGATCCTAGGGTGTCCCGGTGTAAAGGTGATCACAAGCATGCAGaagcaaagaagaaaagaaagtgtgGTCATTGCAG ATTGCAGGCAGGCCACAACCAACGAACATGCCCATACAAAAAGAATTCGCACAACACAGCAGTTGATGATGATTATATGGAAAACTGTTTGGATGACTCGctggaaaaatcatttgaaattgGTACGGGCTGCAGCGACTCAGGCGAATGGAGAGGACAAGCATTTGTACCACAACTATTCGGTAGCGGTGGAAGGGACACAGGTGGCCAACAAAGAAGTCCAGGAGAAAGATGA